One genomic region from Salvia hispanica cultivar TCC Black 2014 chromosome 2, UniMelb_Shisp_WGS_1.0, whole genome shotgun sequence encodes:
- the LOC125207214 gene encoding putative F-box protein At5g52610: protein MKKSATGEKTSLLKWAEERMKLKRELEEEKRKQQTSKEPRDSSPVAVPYLPDDCIFHIIVRLPLESLLSSRFVCKAWYRIVNRPDFVDSHLKRSSVGLIYLTPAARAASSSNGGSSSAVKKDEFNADAKVLGLDSVAVLHWHLFSPRTRFQIKYLEIGGAKSTIKEYNVTCTGHIKATCNGLIVLEKVVKGRGLIVMNPVTREVETVPLGTMCDPHRESYGLAFCRELSRYKLVHLFQDASQCIGCEIIHIGSRTWRVVEGPPHGFMGWLGYAPVSAIGALHWVPNVDHNEHIVSMPLKDEEFVKIPLPSTGGIHDRVLEIDGSLGFVSRESAIRICVWILKSLGGEGWAKQHNVVLNRARDMVPRYCVGTGGELVFEHGEHLYAYDRGSRVMRKIKAKNEWRPSPGCYFPHVNSLVSWKI from the coding sequence ATGAAGAAATCCGCCACGGGCGAAAAGACTAGCTTGCTGAAGTGGGCGGAAGAAAGAATGAAGTTGAAACGGGAGCTcgaagaagagaagagaaagcAGCAGACAAGCAAGGAGCCACGGGATAGTAGTCCGGTTGCTGTGCCTTATCTCCCTGATGACTGCATTTTCCACATCATTGTCCGGCTTCCTCTTGAATCGCTACTATCATCGAGGTTTGTTTGTAAGGCCTGGTACCGGATTGTCAATCGTCCtgattttgttgattcccATCTGAAGCGATCAAGCGTTGGATTGATATATTTGACCCCGGCTGCGAGGGCTGCCTCGTCTTCTAATGGTGGGAGCTCCTCAGCTGTGAAAAAAGACGAGTTTAATGCCGATGCCAAGGTTCTAGGGTTAGACTCTGTTGCTGTACTTCACTGGCACCTTTTCAGCCCACGTACTCGGTTTCAGATCAAGTATTTGGAGATCGGAGGTGCCAAAAGCACGATAAAGGAGTACAATGTGACTTGCACCGGCCACATCAAGGCGACGTGCAATGGCTTGATCGTTCTTGAAAAGGTTGTGAAAGGGAGAGGGCTAATCGTGATGAACCCTGTCACGAGGGAGGTGGAAACAGTTCCTTTGGGGACTATGTGTGACCCTCACCGTGAATCGTATGGATTGGCATTTTGCCGCGAGTTGAGCAGGTATAAACTCGTGCACTTGTTTCAGGATGCCTCACAGTGCATCGGGTGTGAGATTATTCACATCGGGAGCAGGACATGGAGAGTCGTCGAAGGACCCCCTCATGGATTCATGGGCTGGTTAGGATATGCCCCGGTTTCCGCCATAGGAGCTCTGCATTGGGTTCCCAATGTTGATCATAACGAGCACATCGTGTCAATGCCGTTGAAGGATGAGGAGTTTGTCAAGATACCTCTCCCCAGCACCGGTGGGATTCACGATCGCGTTCTTGAAATAGATGGGAGTCTTGGATTCGTGTCTCGTGAGTCAGCCATCCGGATTTGTGTGTGGATCTTGAAGAGTTTGGGAGGCGAGGGTTGGGCGAAGCAGCACAATGTCGTGTTGAATCGCGCGAGAGATATGGTTCCCCGCTATTGCGTGGGAACAGGTGGCGAATTGGTTTTCGAGCATGGGGAGCATCTATATGCTTATGATAGAGGTTCGCGGGTTATGAGGAAGATCAAGGCGAAGAACGAATGGCGCCCTTCGCCCGGCTGCTATTTTCCTCATGTGAATAGTCTCGTCTCTTGGAAGATCTAG